The following proteins are co-located in the Bubalus bubalis isolate 160015118507 breed Murrah chromosome 21, NDDB_SH_1, whole genome shotgun sequence genome:
- the ELP6 gene encoding elongator complex protein 6 isoform X3, whose product MRKGVSLTAARERGQLVVLEGLKSAVDVFFRPREERHPLQFLREASAGDLQPLYAFVRDALEPVDCGEAAWRYPVLLVDDLSVLLSLGVGPVAVLDFIHYCRATVCREWKGNVVALVHDSGDAEDEENDVLLNGLSHQSHLILRAEGLATGFCKDVHGQLRILWRRPLQPTTPRDRSLTYQYKIQDKSVSFFAKGMSPAVL is encoded by the exons ATGAGAAAG GGTGTCAGCCTGACCGCAGCGCGGGAACGCGGGCAGCTGGTGGTCCTCGAGGGTCTCAAGTCCGCGGTGGACGTCTTCTTCCGGCCCCGGGAGGAGCGGCACCCCCTGCAGTTCCTCAG GGAGGCCAGTGCTGGGGACCTGCAGCCGCTGTATGCATTTGTGCGGGacgccctggagcctgtggacTGTGGGGAGGCCGCCTGGAGGTACCCGGTGCTGCTGGTGGACGACCTTAGCGTGCTGCTGAGCCTGGGCGTGGGGCCGGTGGCGGTGCTGGACTTCATCCATTACTGCAGGGCCACCGTGTGCCGGGAATGGAAG GGAAACGTCGTGGCCCTCGTACACGACAGTGGAGATGCCGAGGACGAGGAGAACGACGTCCTGCTGAATGGCCTTAGTCACCAGAGCCACCTGATCCTGCGGGCTGAGGGCCTGGCCACCGGCTTCTGCAAAGACGTGCATGGGCAG CTGAGGATCCTGTGGAGAAGACCACTGCAGCCCACCACCCCCCGGGATCGAAGCCTCACGTACCAGTACAAGATACAGGACAAGAGTGTATCCTTTTTCGCCAAAGGAATGTCTCCTGCTGTTCTGTGA
- the ELP6 gene encoding elongator complex protein 6 isoform X2: protein MFPELNNLLNTTPEGAEQGKLTLLCDAKTDGSFLVHHFLSFYLKANCRVCFVALVQSFSHYNIVGQKLGVSLTAARERGQLVVLEGLKSAVDVFFRPREERHPLQFLSAGDLQPLYAFVRDALEPVDCGEAAWRYPVLLVDDLSVLLSLGVGPVAVLDFIHYCRATVCREWKGNVVALVHDSGDAEDEENDVLLNGLSHQSHLILRAEGLATGFCKDVHGQLRILWRRPLQPTTPRDRSLTYQYKIQDKSVSFFAKGMSPAVL from the exons ATGTTCCCAGAACTCAATAACCTTCTCAACACCACCCCTGAAGGGGCGGAGCAG GGGAAGCTGACTCTACTCTGTGATGCCAAGACAGATGGCAGTTTCCTTGTGCACCACTTTCTCTCCTTCTACCTCAAAG cCAATTGTAGAGTCTGCTTTGTGGCCCTCGTCCAGTCCTTTAGTCACTATAATATCGTGGGGCAGAAGCTG GGTGTCAGCCTGACCGCAGCGCGGGAACGCGGGCAGCTGGTGGTCCTCGAGGGTCTCAAGTCCGCGGTGGACGTCTTCTTCCGGCCCCGGGAGGAGCGGCACCCCCTGCAGTTCCTCAG TGCTGGGGACCTGCAGCCGCTGTATGCATTTGTGCGGGacgccctggagcctgtggacTGTGGGGAGGCCGCCTGGAGGTACCCGGTGCTGCTGGTGGACGACCTTAGCGTGCTGCTGAGCCTGGGCGTGGGGCCGGTGGCGGTGCTGGACTTCATCCATTACTGCAGGGCCACCGTGTGCCGGGAATGGAAG GGAAACGTCGTGGCCCTCGTACACGACAGTGGAGATGCCGAGGACGAGGAGAACGACGTCCTGCTGAATGGCCTTAGTCACCAGAGCCACCTGATCCTGCGGGCTGAGGGCCTGGCCACCGGCTTCTGCAAAGACGTGCATGGGCAG CTGAGGATCCTGTGGAGAAGACCACTGCAGCCCACCACCCCCCGGGATCGAAGCCTCACGTACCAGTACAAGATACAGGACAAGAGTGTATCCTTTTTCGCCAAAGGAATGTCTCCTGCTGTTCTGTGA
- the ELP6 gene encoding elongator complex protein 6 isoform X1 has translation MFPELNNLLNTTPEGAEQGKLTLLCDAKTDGSFLVHHFLSFYLKANCRVCFVALVQSFSHYNIVGQKLGVSLTAARERGQLVVLEGLKSAVDVFFRPREERHPLQFLREASAGDLQPLYAFVRDALEPVDCGEAAWRYPVLLVDDLSVLLSLGVGPVAVLDFIHYCRATVCREWKGNVVALVHDSGDAEDEENDVLLNGLSHQSHLILRAEGLATGFCKDVHGQLRILWRRPLQPTTPRDRSLTYQYKIQDKSVSFFAKGMSPAVL, from the exons ATGTTCCCAGAACTCAATAACCTTCTCAACACCACCCCTGAAGGGGCGGAGCAG GGGAAGCTGACTCTACTCTGTGATGCCAAGACAGATGGCAGTTTCCTTGTGCACCACTTTCTCTCCTTCTACCTCAAAG cCAATTGTAGAGTCTGCTTTGTGGCCCTCGTCCAGTCCTTTAGTCACTATAATATCGTGGGGCAGAAGCTG GGTGTCAGCCTGACCGCAGCGCGGGAACGCGGGCAGCTGGTGGTCCTCGAGGGTCTCAAGTCCGCGGTGGACGTCTTCTTCCGGCCCCGGGAGGAGCGGCACCCCCTGCAGTTCCTCAG GGAGGCCAGTGCTGGGGACCTGCAGCCGCTGTATGCATTTGTGCGGGacgccctggagcctgtggacTGTGGGGAGGCCGCCTGGAGGTACCCGGTGCTGCTGGTGGACGACCTTAGCGTGCTGCTGAGCCTGGGCGTGGGGCCGGTGGCGGTGCTGGACTTCATCCATTACTGCAGGGCCACCGTGTGCCGGGAATGGAAG GGAAACGTCGTGGCCCTCGTACACGACAGTGGAGATGCCGAGGACGAGGAGAACGACGTCCTGCTGAATGGCCTTAGTCACCAGAGCCACCTGATCCTGCGGGCTGAGGGCCTGGCCACCGGCTTCTGCAAAGACGTGCATGGGCAG CTGAGGATCCTGTGGAGAAGACCACTGCAGCCCACCACCCCCCGGGATCGAAGCCTCACGTACCAGTACAAGATACAGGACAAGAGTGTATCCTTTTTCGCCAAAGGAATGTCTCCTGCTGTTCTGTGA